A segment of the Sphingopyxis sp. OAS728 genome:
AACCTCGGCCATGATCGACACCGACTTGGGCGCGCTCAAGGTCACATCCCATCCGGGTCGATGCTCAAGCTGACCATTGCGGAAGGTGCCGAGTTGTTGGTCGCCGATCTGGCCGTCGAGCAGTTCGCGAAAGCGCTCGCGGTCGACATCGCCCGACAGCCCAAGCTCCACGGCGCCCTTTCCACACCATTCGGACGGCGATAGGCCGCCCTCGGTATAATAGTCGTCCGCCTCGTAGTAGCTGCTGGCCTGAGCTGAGCTGGTCAGCACCGATACCGACGCGACCATCAGACTGGCCCGTTACCGGCGGGGGGTGCCGGAGGCGACTCTGCGGCTGGCGACGATGGCGCTGCGGGCGCTGCTAGCGCATCAGGTTTCGGCTGAGCAGGCGGCGGCGCTTCCACGGACCGGTGCCACAGACTATTCGTCGGGTCGCCTTCGGCAAAGCCCGGCTGGCGAGGTTCGCCACGACGGGCGATATGGTCGGCCGAGAGCTTTATGCGCGCGACGGGCAAGCCGTCGGGGAAAAGCAGATACCCTTCATGCTTGGGGAGTCGGAATTCGCTCTCTAACACTGCCGGTCGTGTTTCGCGTTGCCGGCCGAGTGTGGTTCGCGCCTTATCGTCGCCGTGAGCCAATGCGTCGGTCATGGTCGGAACCTCGACGTCGCATGTGCCGATTGTCTTACTGGACCACTGCCGTGTCTCGCTGTCGGTCAGCTGGAGGAACAGCTTGCTGTTGCAACAGCCGAGCATCGATTCCGCAAGCTGGGGCCCGTAGCGATGGCGCATCTGGCCGATCGCCTGAAAGGTCAGGATAACGGCAGCTCCAAACTTCCGCCCCTCGGGCAGCAGGCGCGCAAGATTGTCGACCCGGGGAAGATCAGCCAGCTCGTCGAGCACGAACCAGACGCGCCGGTCGGCCGACGGCGATAATCCCAGCACGGCGCTCGCCGCACACTCCAGCCAGCATGCGAGCAATGGCTTCGATGCTTCGAAATAGTCCTCCTTGCGCGGTACGAAGATCCAGGGTTTGCGGCCCTCATGCTTGTCGAGCCCGGAGATAAAGTCCCGGAAGGCGAACGGCGCCTCGTCGCCTTCCTGCATCCGGAGAAACTGAATCAGGTTCGAGGCCTTAGCGAGCATGAACAGCACGCTTCCCGTCGCGCGGTCGGCGTCATCGGCAAAGGTCCGCGCCGACGAGCTGTTCCCGAGCCACAGCTTGAGGTCGTCCTTTGTCCGCACCTGGAGCGCATCGAGCAGGTCGGGCAATGTGCCCTTGCCCTCGCGCCAAAGGGCGCGGATCATGTTGGCCACGAGGATGCGGCTCGTCTCGAGCCAGACATCGCGATCATGCTGGCCAGTCTCGGTGATGAGCTGGTTCGCGATCCTGTCGGCATCGGCCGGATGTGCGATCTCGGCAAACGGCGAC
Coding sequences within it:
- a CDS encoding type IV secretion system DNA-binding domain-containing protein, with the protein product MSQHQDRRIHADALRRHYRFSQAKRFKRQAAIMMASVALGGLIVPHMMLPPRTMQATGTYCLAKAKTWFASGTTAEPGIMVDYGGEQYEASARIVAAHPYFRDSASATTSMIVRGLWLGFGGWLSGSILFRQAVARRRELALRDRFIAGTLVTTEERLAKLTRREAGERALAIGAVPIPTRLETRHMAMIGTTGSGKTTVLRQMLDGIEARGEAALVYDTSGEFIAHYYRPERGDIILNPFDARCAYWSPFAEIAHPADADRIANQLITETGQHDRDVWLETSRILVANMIRALWREGKGTLPDLLDALQVRTKDDLKLWLGNSSSARTFADDADRATGSVLFMLAKASNLIQFLRMQEGDEAPFAFRDFISGLDKHEGRKPWIFVPRKEDYFEASKPLLACWLECAASAVLGLSPSADRRVWFVLDELADLPRVDNLARLLPEGRKFGAAVILTFQAIGQMRHRYGPQLAESMLGCCNSKLFLQLTDSETRQWSSKTIGTCDVEVPTMTDALAHGDDKARTTLGRQRETRPAVLESEFRLPKHEGYLLFPDGLPVARIKLSADHIARRGEPRQPGFAEGDPTNSLWHRSVEAPPPAQPKPDALAAPAAPSSPAAESPPAPPAGNGPV